A segment of the Trifolium pratense cultivar HEN17-A07 linkage group LG7, ARS_RC_1.1, whole genome shotgun sequence genome:
ATTATTGAACATAAAATGTGAACATCTCTTCTAAACAAGTTTGTTCTGCACATTTGGAAGAATAGTTCATTTAATGACTGTAGAAagtattagttaaaaaaaaacacttataaAAGTCATTGTCATATAAAAGTTATTACACTAAATACAACGTAATGATTGTAAACGCTTTGTGGCATTAGTGATTTTCGGGTTAGCCTTGCACCCGAAACATGTCGATAACAACCTACACGAAATAACAAAAATAGTTGTCAAAATGACAATGAAAAACAATAATGTATAGCAATGAAACTAACACAAAGTGTTGATTCAGAATTACCAGATAGTAACGACCAATTATCTACTTGAGCCATCATTCAAATTTTGAGtacaaactcaattatttccttAGAGTTCTGGATATTCATAAACAAGAAAAAGTAACAGTGATGTGAGAATGCAAATGCAAACCATAACATTTGAATCATGATTGAAGATGATCAGTTTTGTTGTATGCATTACCATTTTTCGCTACAAATTTTCTTATAGTAGTGTTAAGGTCACCATTCCAATGCCATTCATCCGGCTCTTGAAAATTTACATGTACTCTTCTGAGTCTTGGTACATTCAACACACCATTTGAGAAAGTTTCCATCATGGGACAGTCATTTACAACTAAGTATTCCAGTAGTGGAAATTTAAAGTCATGTCTTCCCTTGCAAAAACTTCGTAGCCTTGGTAAGTTCCTCAACATCAGATACTCCAACTTCATAAAAGCTAGCTCAGAAGCATCATTCTCATCATCACTTGCAACTATTTCTTCTATCTTTTCACAACCatatatttgtaattttctAAGTTTTGGTAAACTGGTAGCTGTTGatgatttcaaaatattttccaaTCCAGCACAATTGGACACCTTCAACTTCTCTAAATTCTCAAATACCACTGAGGATGGAAATATATTCTTCAGTGTAGGGcataaaaatacaaacaaatattCCATATTTTGAAGAACCAGTTGCCCCTCAGATTTTTCGCTACATATAAACTTGAGGTTTGGTAATCCACGAAGTTCTAGTCTTCTCAACTTGATAGTTGTTTCAGAATGTCCAGTGCCAAAGCTTTCACTAAACAAAACCTCTGTGAAAGAACAACATGATACCGCAAGATTTTCAAGATTGATAAATCTTTGGAGGAAACCAGCTGGAAATTTGTCGGACAAATCATGAAAACACCGCAGGGTAAGATCTTTTACTGTGTAGATAGGCTCATCATTAAGTTGACCATTGCATAACATGGTGACATGCTTGCAATTCAGAATAAGCTTACTTGTGTTGGAGACAACCTATTAAACACAAGTAATCACACACAAGATAATAGCTATGTACAGAAAAGAATATTGCCTACAGTTTTTCAGACATAATCATGCAAACTTCATGAAAACTTGGAACAAAACTAACTTTTGTTTACTTTTTCAAGGCGAAAATAACAAGAAGCATGACACATAACtataaaaaatgacatttttggTGTGTAGAAGAAACTAAATATGCATAACGCATTCTGATTTGTAGAATGTACCTTTTCAATTGAGAGAAGGGGTATTATATCAACTGTGACATTGTCTTGGTAGTTTAGAGACGTTGGCTTGAATAGTACGAGCTTGTCACAATGAAACACCTCCACATCTCTTAAAACGGGACAATCCAAGGTATGTAATCCATGGtagaagctttgaagttgagtCAAAGATATAAAACTCATAGATTTTAATTCTGGGAAAATCAGTATCGGATTTGGATTTGTGTCAGCCATTTCATCTCGTGCTACAATGCTTTCTACACCACATACTCTAATGTAAAGCTCTTGGAGATGCTGAAGCTCTTTAGCCAAAGAGAGGGGAAAAACATGATTAAGGCTTATGCAATACATAACTATCAGCATGCAAAGGTTTTGAAACTTGAAGCTTTCATTAGGATTTCCACTCCATATGTGTTTCAGCATTGGTAAATTTTCCAAAATGAGAGTTCCCAATTGCATTTCCAGCCTCGTTTGTCTACCACCTTCTACTTGTAGGCTTGGGGTTTCGAATATAACTTCTAGCGCAGGACAATCAGTTACAGTCAGTTTCTCTAGATTCTGTAATTCATCAAGCACATAAGATGGAAATACATTTGATAGTTTATTGCAGGATTGAATTTTCAACTGCTTCAGTTTGCTGAAGGAATTTGGAGCTAGTTGATTGTTCCATAATGACTTCAAGTGTTCCATGTGGGAGATTTCCAATGTCTCCAAGTTTGGAAATACAACCTACAATCGGCAACTTGCTTAGATCGCTAATAGTTAATTGCACAAGCACCAGAACTAAACAAGAAATTAAACTATAGTTAATAGTTACCGAGTTGAAGACAGTGCCTAACTTTCCATCTGAGAGAAATATCTCCTCCAGCCTTTGGCAATTACTAATCCCAAGATGCTTCAAGTTTAAAAGATCTCTAGCCACCGAGGACGAGAATGCGTATGCTATGCTAACACATTTGTCAATTGTCAAACTCGTCAAGTTTTGAATGAAAGAATGACCTGGAAGATTTTCATCCCACAATTTCCTAGATTTGATATTAGACAGCTTCAAGAGTTCAAGGTGAGGCATCTCAACCTATTAACAAAATCAAgaataatgaaattaaaataggAAATGAAATCTGTAAACACATTCAAATTCATGCAACAGCATTTGAAAAAAGAATGTGAAACATCACCTTAAAGCACTCTTTATGGCATAAAAAGACAAATACCAAGGTAGATGcattatatcatgtttttacCTTTCGATCAATTAGTGCCACAGGTATGCACTGTGCATCAGCTGCCAAAGGCATGGAACAGAAACTAATAAGACTCGGCAAATGCTCAAGTTCAAGAGAACGCAACTTGGGGAACATAATCTTGTTGATTTCAATATCAACCTCAGATATTTGGAAAAATATTACTTCCGTAATCATTCTGCAATCagaaatttttatttcaagAAGCTGAGGAAGGTCTCTGACAAGGGAATACCATAACAGATTTGTCAACTTGTGGCAACCTTTGACTTCAACAGATTTTAGTTTGGTAAAAGAATGAATTGGAATTGGGCCATGGCATATTTCTTCCAAACAAAATAGATTATGAAGCGCCAAAGTCTCTAAGTTGGGTAAAGCAGGATAAGGATGAACCAACCCCATTGAGTTGACGATGTACTGCAGTTTAGTACTGTCTTGAATGCACAGATGCTTTACTTGCGGAAAACCATTCCTATTCAGTTCATAAAGGACATCTCGTACACATTGTATGTTATTAAGGCACATGTCCTCAGCTGAATTTAATAAGAAATTAAACCCACAATCCAAAAGAATGTTTGAACACCTATTGTCAGTGAGCTTAAGATTTTTTGAAGTTTCAGAAGCATTTCCAGACCATTCCAAAGGCCATTTCCAAATATCACCTGCATATATGTTGTATCGTTCAAGCTTTGCAAAGACCTGCAAATCCCTTGGCAAAACTGAAGCATCTTGAATCATTATGTCTAAAGTAGTTAGATAAGACAAATTCCCCAGCTCATCTAGACTTGCATTGTTGCTTTGACCTTTGCTTCCTTTGGCATCCCAATTGATAAAGCAATTACCCATGTACAACTCTTCTAGGCATGTTAAGCTTGAAATAAGATTTGCAGGAATGAATCGCAGTCTAGAGCAATTTGCTAAATTCAACATTCGAAGATTAGTTAGTTGTCCTATTTCTTTAGGGAGTTCTTCAATATCAGATGCTTCAAGGATGAGAATCTCTAAACTTTTTAGTTCTGCAATTATTGATATGTCTCCTAACATACATCCAGACATATCCAATGATTGTATTTTTGTCAAGAAACAAAGAGATGGTGGAGGAGAAGGGGTAAAATTCATTCCATAAAAATCAATGACCTTTAGATCTCTCATCCTGGAGAAGAAGTCATCAGGGACTTCTAAATGGCCTTCTATATTATGAAGTAAAAGTAGCTTCAACTCTGGGCACTCTAGCTTTTCAGGAAGCTTGTGAATATATGACCAAGGCATTATAATTTGATGACATTTTTGAAGCAGATCTGTCTTTGGCCATTCTTTTATTACGGTGTACCGTTGCACGCCATAGGTTGGTTGACTCCTAGATGCAATTGGTTTAGCGACTTCTCTAACAACATCATGCAGTCTAACTACTTGAGTTTCGGAATCAAGTAACAGTGAAGAGGCCTTGAGGTCGTTTATTAATTTGTAGAATCTGGTTCTTGCATCTGTCAATGTGTTAGAGTATTTATCTAAGCCTAACCCCCAATAAAGTGAAAATAGTTTCCCAATTAAGAGGTGATCCAGTCCAAATGAACCAATAAATAAGAATAGTGACTTTAGTTCTTCACTTTCTAGGCAATCATAACTCAATTCCAAAGTAGCATAGATTTTCTCATGCAGCTCTTTTTGATCAAATCTCTTTAACTCATATAATTTGGTTTTCCAGtcatagatatttttttttctcaaagccTTTGCAACCATAACAATCATAAGCGGCAAACCAGCACAACGTCTGGCCACTTCTACAGCAATTGGTTTTATATTGAAATCTTGAACAACATCACCTGCCATTTTCTCAAACAATTTCCAACTATCCTCATTAAGTAAAACTTCAAGTCTGAATTCTTTCTGAATGTCCATGTTAGAGTTCAACACGTTAAGGCTTCTCGATGTCACCAACAACTTGCATCCTTTGTTATCCTCACCAAAAGGAATCCCCACTTCTGTCAAATCAAGATTACCCCAAATGTCATCAAGAATAATGAGAATACTCTTCTCATTGCTTATCCTTTGACGTAACTGCATTGCTCTTCCTTCTTTTGTCTGCTTATTAAATTTCATATCCAAAGCATCAGCAATTTGGCcttgaattttttccaaatcCGGAGAATCAGTTATAGTAGCCATAGCTACAGCACTGAATAACCTATGATTCTCTGCTTGCCATGCTAACTCTTTCACAAGTGTTGTCTTCCCCACACCACCCATCCCGTACACCCCAACAATGAAGATCTTGGGATTCTTCAAGTCCATCATAATCTCATTCAACATTGATGTTCTAGATTCCAAGGCCTCATAACATCTGCCAAATGGCGTGGCTGTCACTTGAGCATGAACATCATCACATGAAGATTTGCAAtccaaaatatttattattctttGAACAATCTCTTTAATTTGTGTATACTGTGGCCTACACGTTTAAAGAAACTCGATGAGTGATACCAAATCATCagataaaaaaactaaaagcaCTGACATTAAACAAAATAACAGATACTTTTCTCTTTTAGAAAACTATATACTCCGTTGACCTTAAAATTGGTATCGACTTACTTGTGACGGATATCCCAACCAGAGATTGTTCCCACTTGTGTGAGAGCTTTCCTCCATCTTTGCACCATATCATAGTCTTGTTGGAATATTTGTTCATGTTTGACAAAGGCTTCAGCAAAAATCCCACTTTGCTTTCGCACCTCAGAAGGATCAACATCATAGAAAACAGGCAAAATATGTTTTCGAGAAACTTGAACGCATTCACATATCTTTTCCAATTCTTGCAAACACCAAGTTGAGGAAGCATAGTTCATTGAGAATATGACAACGAAAATCTGAGAGTCTTCAATTGCACGAAAGAGTTCGGGTCCAATGGATTCACCTTTTGGAAGATTAGTGTCATCCCTAAATACTAAAACGCCTTTCTCTTCAAGGgcattaaaaagaaaatcagtGATATTGTTGCGAGTGTCTTCACCTCGGAAGGTGACAAACACATCATAATAATTCTTCCTCGTCTTTGGCAATGTAGCTAAAGCAGAGGAGTTGCTGCTATTAGCCATTTGATTTGAATCTAACTGGAATGGAATCTGTGAGAATTACTGTAATAAACAAGATAGTAAGAGTTGATTTATTGGCACCTTTTCACATGTTAAATATTCATAATTGAGATACCTGGATTTTATGTTTCTTTCAACAATAAGTGTGCATTTAGTATGGTGAAGTAGAAAAGTTGTCCACCATGGACATGGCTAAATTTTGCAGTTGTATTGCATCTTATTATACATCTCCCACACCATATCACATTTGATACTCCTCCTCCTTCCCTCTCCTCTTTGCTACCACCTTCAGCAACCCATTTACTCAAAGAAACACAAAACCTAAATCACGAAGAAACAAGAAAtacaatcaatattttttattttttttgaagaaacaatCAATATGTTATGTTAGTTAGAGCAAAAATTGTGACACCAAGAAACATCTCAAAGCATACATTTCTATATCTGTTGACTGCCATTGGAATGAATTGCCACAAACACAGCGGCGATTCATACATTCTTGGTATCtatgaatatttcaaattttaataataaaacattGAGAACCGAACTCTAGATTATTGGTTTTTTCAATGGAAACCAAACCAACCTAgggaaaatgttttttttttttttttttgactaaataaaagatattcattcattcaaattgataagagtacatcgatgcaatacaaatcaaaatcgctaaaaacaaaaaggatgaatctgcgaacaaactcacagcatccgtgttaatagcatcaaacggcatattgcaaaagcctacatatttgactatattgaagtttccGGAACATTCATGTCGccggatctgtagcgttgatggtacaaaagtcattgattggatctgcactggatcaaccttaatcttcaaacctgaaacaaatgaacaccgcacaaagacgggacaacaatactccgcactaagacgggacaacaatactccgcactaagacgggacaacaatactccgcactaagacgggacaacaatactgaaaatcaaaacaaaggataaaatcgcaaagatgaaaacaaaactataagacttaaactatgtgaaaatcacttatttgtaataaaaagcaagaagaaaaaaatgtaaaggggtgattttaggccaaaaattgacctaaaaccacccctctatgggtgagagaagaagaagaaaatcaaaaagaaTTTTAGGGCCGGCGGTGGTGAAAATCCTTGTGCGCTGGATCAACCTAGGGAAAATGTTATTTAGCAGGAATTTtgtttttcaagaaaaaaaaaatcatatgtaaTACTTACTATAAATTATACTCACTTTCTCATTTATGTAGTTTAGACCATTTTTAATTGGTCAACAAATTTTTAtagattcttatctttttcTTGAAATCTTTCTTACTAAATAGTAGTAATTCTCATTCAATAAGTTTTGTACTTGAATATTCTAAGTTACCACTTTTAATTTTAAGTCAACTCACTCTACAAATGTTTAGAATTTTTAAgaataaatgaattaaatatagaCTTTGAagcataaaagaaaattaaaaattgataattaattcatccaataataaaaaaaataaaaaatcctaaAAGAACTTTTGCAaattctttaattatttatgaaaataaaaaactttcatttataaaatataaataatcaaatgatatgtatatttaataattacttaCTCTTACATTGTTAATAGGCGAAATGCACTCAAGAGTCTTTTAAGTTTCATTTTTGTAACTGTTAattctttaagttttttagataACAAATagattatttatacttttaacTTGTGGGAGCATTACTATAACTTTTTAGTTATCACTTGTTGCAAAAATTTGTTGCATTATTACATTTCTAGTTAATCTccaatgttatttttatttttttttatcaaaatagtcATTATTATAGAAGTCAATGGTGCAACAAGGAAAGGGAGATTAATTAGAAATATAACGTTGCAACAAGTGAAATATGTAAAACACCCATTTAttacctaaaaaatttaaagggtCTAATTGTTACCTAAACAAtttaaagggttaaatatgtttttagtccctacattttgTTCTATAGTCAAGAATAGtccctacattttttttatgatgaaaaAAATCCTACAATTTTTCTGTTATCAAATTGGTCTCTACCGTCCTTACAAGAAAAAAGGTTTTTGGCAGCGACGTTCAAATTGTTGACAAAAACAT
Coding sequences within it:
- the LOC123895007 gene encoding disease resistance protein RPV1-like isoform X2; its protein translation is MANSSNSSALATLPKTRKNYYDVFVTFRGEDTRNNITDFLFNALEEKGVLVFRDDTNLPKGESIGPELFRAIEDSQIFVVIFSMNYASSTWCLQELEKICECVQVSRKHILPVFYDVDPSEVRKQSGIFAEAFVKHEQIFQQDYDMVQRWRKALTQVGTISGWDIRHKPQYTQIKEIVQRIINILDCKSSCDDVHAQVTATPFGRCYEALESRTSMLNEIMMDLKNPKIFIVGVYGMGGVGKTTLVKELAWQAENHRLFSAVAMATITDSPDLEKIQGQIADALDMKFNKQTKEGRAMQLRQRISNEKSILIILDDIWGNLDLTEVGIPFGEDNKGCKLLVTSRSLNVLNSNMDIQKEFRLEVLLNEDSWKLFEKMAGDVVQDFNIKPIAVEVARRCAGLPLMIVMVAKALRKKNIYDWKTKLYELKRFDQKELHEKIYATLELSYDCLESEELKSLFLFIGSFGLDHLLIGKLFSLYWGLGLDKYSNTLTDARTRFYKLINDLKASSLLLDSETQVVRLHDVVREVAKPIASRSQPTYGVQRYTVIKEWPKTDLLQKCHQIIMPWSYIHKLPEKLECPELKLLLLHNIEGHLEVPDDFFSRMRDLKVIDFYGMNFTPSPPPSLCFLTKIQSLDMSGCMLGDISIIAELKSLEILILEASDIEELPKEIGQLTNLRMLNLANCSRLRFIPANLISSLTCLEELYMGNCFINWDAKGSKGQSNNASLDELGNLSYLTTLDIMIQDASVLPRDLQVFAKLERYNIYAGDIWKWPLEWSGNASETSKNLKLTDNRCSNILLDCGFNFLLNSAEDMCLNNIQCVRDVLYELNRNGFPQVKHLCIQDSTKLQYIVNSMGLVHPYPALPNLETLALHNLFCLEEICHGPIPIHSFTKLKSVEVKGCHKLTNLLWYSLVRDLPQLLEIKISDCRMITEVIFFQISEVDIEINKIMFPKLRSLELEHLPSLISFCSMPLAADAQCIPVALIDRKVEMPHLELLKLSNIKSRKLWDENLPGHSFIQNLTSLTIDKCVSIAYAFSSSVARDLLNLKHLGISNCQRLEEIFLSDGKLGTVFNSVVFPNLETLEISHMEHLKSLWNNQLAPNSFSKLKQLKIQSCNKLSNVFPSYVLDELQNLEKLTVTDCPALEVIFETPSLQVEGGRQTRLEMQLGTLILENLPMLKHIWSGNPNESFKFQNLCMLIVMYCISLNHVFPLSLAKELQHLQELYIRVCGVESIVARDEMADTNPNPILIFPELKSMSFISLTQLQSFYHGLHTLDCPVLRDVEVFHCDKLVLFKPTSLNYQDNVTVDIIPLLSIEKVVSNTSKLILNCKHVTMLCNGQLNDEPIYTVKDLTLRCFHDLSDKFPAGFLQRFINLENLAVSCCSFTEVLFSESFGTGHSETTIKLRRLELRGLPNLKFICSEKSEGQLVLQNMEYLFVFLCPTLKNIFPSSVVFENLEKLKVSNCAGLENILKSSTATSLPKLRKLQIYGCEKIEEIVASDDENDASELAFMKLEYLMLRNLPRLRSFCKGRHDFKFPLLEYLVVNDCPMMETFSNGVLNVPRLRRVHVNFQEPDEWHWNGDLNTTIRKFVAKNEL
- the LOC123895007 gene encoding disease resistance protein RPV1-like isoform X3, producing MANSSNSSALATLPKTRKNYYDVFVTFRGEDTRNNITDFLFNALEEKGVLVFRDDTNLPKGESIGPELFRAIEDSQIFVVIFSMNYASSTWCLQELEKICECVQVSRKHILPVFYDVDPSEVRKQSGIFAEAFVKHEQIFQQDYDMVQRWRKALTQVGTISGWDIRHKPQYTQIKEIVQRIINILDCKSSCDDVHAQVTATPFGRCYEALESRTSMLNEIMMDLKNPKIFIVGVYGMGGVGKTTLVKELAWQAENHRLFSAVAMATITDSPDLEKIQGQIADALDMKFNKQTKEGRAMQLRQRISNEKSILIILDDIWGNLDLTEVGIPFGEDNKGCKLLVTSRSLNVLNSNMDIQKEFRLEVLLNEDSWKLFEKMAGDVVQDFNIKPIAVEVARRCAGLPLMIVMVAKALRKKNIYDWKTKLYELKRFDQKELHEKIYATLELSYDCLESEELKSLFLFIGSFGLDHLLIGKLFSLYWGLGLDKYSNTLTDARTRFYKLINDLKASSLLLDSETQVVRLHDVVREVAKPIASRSQPTYGVQRYTVIKEWPKTDLLQKCHQIIMPWSYIHKLPEKLECPELKLLLLHNIEGHLEVPDDFFSRMRDLKVIDFYGMNFTPSPPPSLCFLTKIQSLDMSGCMLGDISIIAELKSLEILILEASDIEELPKEIGQLTNLRMLNLANCSRLRFIPANLISSLTCLEELYMGNCFINWDAKGSKGQSNNASLDELGNLSYLTTLDIMIQDASVLPRDLQVFAKLERYNIYAGDIWKWPLEWSGNASETSKNLKLTDNRCSNILLDCGFNFLLNSAEDMCLNNIQCVRDVLYELNRNGFPQVKHLCIQDSTKLQYIVNSMGLVHPYPALPNLETLALHNLFCLEEICHGPIPIHSFTKLKSVEVKGCHKLTNLLWYSLVRDLPQLLEIKISDCRMITEVIFFQISEVDIEINKIMFPKLRSLELEHLPSLISFCSMPLAADAQCIPVALIDRKVEMPHLELLKLSNIKSRKLWDENLPGHSFIQNLTSLTIDKCVSIAYAFSSSVARDLLNLKHLGISNCQRLEEIFLSDGKLGTVFNSVVFPNLETLEISHMEHLKSLWNNQLAPNSFSKLKQLKIQSCNKLSNVFPSYVLDELQNLEKLTVTDCPALEVIFETPSLQVEGGRQTRLEMQLGTLILENLPMLKHIWSGNPNESFKFQNLCMLIVMYCISLNHVFPLSLAKELQHLQELYIRVCGVESIVARDEMADTNPNPILIFPELKSMSFISLTQLQSFYHGLHTLDCPVLRDVEVFHCDKLVPLLSIEKVVSNTSKLILNCKHVTMLCNGQLNDEPIYTVKDLTLRCFHDLSDKFPAGFLQRFINLENLAVSCCSFTEVLFSESFGTGHSETTIKLRRLELRGLPNLKFICSEKSEGQLVLQNMEYLFVFLCPTLKNIFPSSVVFENLEKLKVSNCAGLENILKSSTATSLPKLRKLQIYGCEKIEEIVASDDENDASELAFMKLEYLMLRNLPRLRSFCKGRHDFKFPLLEYLVVNDCPMMETFSNGVLNVPRLRRVHVNFQEPDEWHWNGDLNTTIRKFVAKNEL
- the LOC123895007 gene encoding disease resistance protein RPV1-like isoform X1, with amino-acid sequence MANSSNSSALATLPKTRKNYYDVFVTFRGEDTRNNITDFLFNALEEKGVLVFRDDTNLPKGESIGPELFRAIEDSQIFVVIFSMNYASSTWCLQELEKICECVQVSRKHILPVFYDVDPSEVRKQSGIFAEAFVKHEQIFQQDYDMVQRWRKALTQVGTISGWDIRHKPQYTQIKEIVQRIINILDCKSSCDDVHAQVTATPFGRCYEALESRTSMLNEIMMDLKNPKIFIVGVYGMGGVGKTTLVKELAWQAENHRLFSAVAMATITDSPDLEKIQGQIADALDMKFNKQTKEGRAMQLRQRISNEKSILIILDDIWGNLDLTEVGIPFGEDNKGCKLLVTSRSLNVLNSNMDIQKEFRLEVLLNEDSWKLFEKMAGDVVQDFNIKPIAVEVARRCAGLPLMIVMVAKALRKKNIYDWKTKLYELKRFDQKELHEKIYATLELSYDCLESEELKSLFLFIGSFGLDHLLIGKLFSLYWGLGLDKYSNTLTDARTRFYKLINDLKASSLLLDSETQVVRLHDVVREVAKPIASRSQPTYGVQRYTVIKEWPKTDLLQKCHQIIMPWSYIHKLPEKLECPELKLLLLHNIEGHLEVPDDFFSRMRDLKVIDFYGMNFTPSPPPSLCFLTKIQSLDMSGCMLGDISIIAELKSLEILILEASDIEELPKEIGQLTNLRMLNLANCSRLRFIPANLISSLTCLEELYMGNCFINWDAKGSKGQSNNASLDELGNLSYLTTLDIMIQDASVLPRDLQVFAKLERYNIYAGDIWKWPLEWSGNASETSKNLKLTDNRCSNILLDCGFNFLLNSAEDMCLNNIQCVRDVLYELNRNGFPQVKHLCIQDSTKLQYIVNSMGLVHPYPALPNLETLALHNLFCLEEICHGPIPIHSFTKLKSVEVKGCHKLTNLLWYSLVRDLPQLLEIKISDCRMITEVIFFQISEVDIEINKIMFPKLRSLELEHLPSLISFCSMPLAADAQCIPVALIDRKVEMPHLELLKLSNIKSRKLWDENLPGHSFIQNLTSLTIDKCVSIAYAFSSSVARDLLNLKHLGISNCQRLEEIFLSDGKLGTVFNSVVFPNLETLEISHMEHLKSLWNNQLAPNSFSKLKQLKIQSCNKLSNVFPSYVLDELQNLEKLTVTDCPALEVIFETPSLQVEGGRQTRLEMQLGTLILENLPMLKHIWSGNPNESFKFQNLCMLIVMYCISLNHVFPLSLAKELQHLQELYIRVCGVESIVARDEMADTNPNPILIFPELKSMSFISLTQLQSFYHGLHTLDCPVLRDVEVFHCDKLVLFKPTSLNYQDNVTVDIIPLLSIEKVVSNTSKLILNCKHVTMLCNGQLNDEPIYTVKDLTLRCFHDLSDKFPAGFLQRFINLENLAVSCCSFTEVLFSESFGTGHSETTIKLRRLELRGLPNLKFICSEKSEGQLVLQNMEYLFVFLCPTLKNIFPSSVVFENLEKLKVSNCAGLENILKSSTATSLPKLRKLQIYGCEKIEEIVASDDENDASELAFMKLEYLMLRNLPRLRSFCKGRHDFKFPLLEYLVVNDCPMMETFSNGVLNVPRLRRVHVNFQEPDEWHWNGDLNTTIRKFVAKNGNAYNKTDHLQS